A window of Prolixibacter sp. SD074 contains these coding sequences:
- a CDS encoding hemerythrin domain-containing protein: MEFKTPISLNKEHEELHAMLRQATQLSGKTGEAAKTVAELMHPHFVKEEEYALPPLGLLSSLSSGSLSEEMKEVLQMTDKLKSELPEMLAEHKQIVAALEVLVQHATAEHHPEVAEFAQKLMLHAQTEEEVSYPTAILVGEYIRLKFI, encoded by the coding sequence ATGGAATTTAAAACACCTATATCATTAAATAAAGAGCATGAAGAATTACATGCCATGCTCCGGCAAGCCACGCAGCTTTCAGGCAAAACAGGCGAAGCCGCAAAAACAGTTGCTGAATTGATGCATCCGCATTTTGTCAAAGAAGAAGAGTACGCGCTTCCCCCTTTGGGGCTGTTGTCATCTCTTTCATCAGGAAGCCTTTCTGAAGAAATGAAAGAGGTTTTGCAAATGACGGACAAACTGAAATCAGAACTTCCGGAAATGTTGGCAGAACATAAACAAATTGTTGCGGCTTTGGAGGTTTTAGTGCAACATGCAACAGCAGAACATCATCCTGAGGTTGCTGAATTTGCTCAAAAACTTATGCTTCACGCACAAACAGAAGAAGAAGTTTCATACCCTACCGCTATATTAGTTGGAGAATATATCAGACTTAAATTCATTTAA
- a CDS encoding ZIP family metal transporter, giving the protein MSDIMIVLIYSGITALATGLGVIPLYFTKKISVSKMSLASALASGLLLTAAFDLINEGTNSNAVLTLLGVITGVILISISRKWLDKRKTPDVGDLARADLLKAIVIIGVMTIHSFAEGIAVGLSFGGDNLSFGSMISIVIALHNVPEGLAIGLVLIPKGVKIWKAGLWSVFSSLPQPLMAVPAFLLVLVFEPFLPFGLGLAAGAMIWMIGAEVLPDACHKTAPGSIGIALTIGVVFMMAFKLFIS; this is encoded by the coding sequence ATGTCAGATATCATGATTGTTTTAATTTACTCAGGTATAACTGCCCTTGCCACCGGCTTGGGCGTTATTCCTTTGTATTTTACCAAAAAGATTTCTGTCAGCAAGATGAGCCTGGCGAGTGCCCTCGCAAGTGGGTTATTACTGACTGCAGCTTTTGACCTTATCAATGAAGGAACAAATAGCAATGCTGTACTAACCTTACTGGGAGTAATCACGGGTGTAATCCTGATTTCCATAAGCCGAAAATGGCTGGATAAACGCAAAACACCCGATGTTGGCGATCTGGCAAGGGCTGACCTGTTAAAAGCTATCGTTATCATTGGCGTTATGACTATCCATTCTTTTGCCGAAGGCATTGCGGTGGGGCTCTCATTTGGCGGAGATAATCTTTCTTTCGGCTCAATGATCAGCATTGTTATAGCGCTGCATAATGTTCCGGAAGGCCTTGCTATCGGACTGGTACTTATTCCCAAAGGGGTTAAGATTTGGAAAGCCGGGTTATGGAGTGTCTTTTCCAGTTTGCCCCAACCGTTGATGGCAGTTCCTGCATTTCTTTTGGTATTGGTTTTTGAGCCATTTCTTCCTTTCGGACTAGGACTGGCTGCAGGAGCAATGATATGGATGATTGGAGCGGAGGTATTACCTGATGCCTGCCATAAAACAGCCCCTGGAAGTATTGGCATAGCCTTAACAATAGGCGTGGTTTTTATGATGGCTTTCAAGTTGTTTATTAGCTAG
- a CDS encoding NAD(P)/FAD-dependent oxidoreductase, which translates to MKKDSFHIKRKKVIVVGGGFAGIQLVRRLDENLFDVLLIDKINHHQFQPLFYQVATSQIEPANISFPFRHIFRNKKHIQIRLTEVNRIFPDKNKISTSIGDFDYDFLAIAIGCKTNFFGKNEICSHSLTLKTTYDAIKIRNHILKIFERIISLKEDEREAYLNLVIVGAGATGVELAGAFSEIKKNVLPKDYPRIDFTKFQIYLVEGSRNTLNNMSDRAQNASQRYLKKMGVKLLTEKFVKEYNGNTLALSNGDKVKTKTVIWAAGVTGNFVEGLPAESFTHVNRIKVNRINKVFGSENIFALGDIAYMETPKYAKGHPQVANVAINQGKNLAKNLKRLIRGKVPMDYEYRDLGSMATIGQNKAVVDFPFLKFKGYFAWFIWMFLHLMLILSVRNKLIIFINWAWVYITKDSSLRLILTEDKNSCGKYNDK; encoded by the coding sequence ATGAAAAAAGATAGCTTTCACATAAAAAGAAAAAAAGTAATCGTTGTCGGTGGTGGCTTTGCAGGCATCCAGTTGGTAAGAAGATTGGACGAAAACCTGTTTGATGTGCTTCTAATTGATAAAATCAACCATCACCAATTTCAGCCATTGTTTTATCAGGTGGCTACTTCACAAATTGAACCGGCAAATATATCGTTTCCATTCCGACACATCTTTAGAAACAAAAAGCATATTCAAATCAGACTGACGGAAGTCAACCGGATTTTCCCCGACAAAAATAAAATTAGCACGAGCATTGGTGATTTCGATTACGATTTTTTGGCTATTGCCATAGGTTGCAAAACAAATTTCTTTGGCAAAAATGAAATTTGCAGTCATTCATTGACATTGAAAACCACCTACGATGCCATTAAAATCCGAAATCATATTTTGAAGATTTTTGAAAGAATTATTTCTCTAAAGGAAGATGAGAGGGAAGCTTATTTAAATCTTGTAATTGTTGGTGCAGGTGCCACTGGAGTTGAACTGGCGGGTGCTTTTTCAGAAATCAAAAAGAATGTATTACCAAAAGATTATCCCAGGATTGATTTTACAAAATTTCAAATCTATTTAGTAGAAGGGAGCAGAAATACCTTAAATAACATGAGTGACAGGGCCCAAAATGCTTCTCAAAGATATTTGAAGAAAATGGGGGTGAAACTGCTCACCGAAAAATTTGTAAAAGAATATAATGGGAATACACTTGCGCTGAGCAATGGCGATAAAGTAAAAACCAAAACGGTTATTTGGGCAGCAGGAGTAACAGGTAATTTTGTAGAGGGCTTACCGGCTGAAAGTTTTACCCATGTAAACCGTATAAAAGTAAACCGTATAAATAAAGTTTTTGGGAGTGAAAATATTTTTGCCTTAGGCGACATTGCCTACATGGAAACGCCAAAATACGCCAAAGGGCATCCACAGGTTGCAAATGTGGCCATAAATCAGGGCAAGAATTTAGCAAAGAACCTTAAGCGGTTAATCCGTGGGAAAGTACCGATGGATTATGAATACAGGGATTTAGGTTCAATGGCAACAATTGGACAAAATAAAGCCGTTGTTGACTTTCCCTTTTTGAAGTTCAAAGGATATTTTGCCTGGTTTATATGGATGTTTTTGCATCTTATGCTTATTTTAAGTGTTCGCAATAAATTAATTATATTTATAAATTGGGCATGGGTTTATATTACAAAAGATTCATCGCTCAGACTAATTTTAACAGAGGATAAAAATTCTTGTGGTAAATATAATGACAAATAA